Below is a genomic region from Rhodospirillum centenum SW.
CTTCCGCCATGTCGGCGACCAGAACGCGCCGATCCGACCGCAGATGGACCACAACGCCCGCGCCTTCGAGGCGGTGGCCGATCTGGTCGAGACCGATCCGACCGCCGAGTTCGAGACGGAGGGTCAGGACCGTTAGCGCGGGCCCCCGCCGTCAGCGGCGGGGCGGACGGCCGGCCCCGATCCACGCCGGGACGGAGCGGCCGGGCAGCTTTGCCAGCACCGCCCGACGTTCATCCGGCGACATGCTGCCCCACAGCGTGATCTCCTCCAGCGACCGCAGGCATCCGACGCAGAGCCGGGTTGCCGGATCCACCTTGCAGACACGGGTGCAGGGGCTGGCGACATGATCGTCCGGGTCCTGCATTCCCGCCGCCCTTCCTGCCGTCGGCCCGCCGGTCATGCCGGACTCCGGGGGGCGGGGCGGAACCGGGAAAAGGGCCGGCGCAGGGGCGGCACGCCCGGGGATCGGGCCGGCATGGGGCGGACGGACACGGGCTTCTCTTCTGATCGTGGCGCAGCAGGGAGGTAGGTCCGGCGGACCGGCCGTCCAGTGCCGGCGGATGTCCGGGGTCGGACCATTCCTGTCACGGATATCCGGCACTTAAGTGAAATTTAACGCGGCGGGAGGACCTTGGCAGGGTAGAGCAAAGGCGCACGCCATGACCCGTCGGGACCGCACCGGCACGATGCCCCCCATCCCGGTGCCCATCTCAGGACCGCACACCGCCGCCCCTTCACCCGTCCTTCCGCCACCGGACGGCCAGGGCCCGGGAGCGGAGGAGAAGGTCTGGCTCCGTCTTCCCCTGATGGTCGTCGCCGTTGGCGTCGCGGCCGCGATCCTGCTGACGGCGATCGTCCAGACGACGCTGCTGACCGACGCGCGCGACCGCCACCACATCACGGTGCATACCGCGGTCACGGATCTGCTGAACCGGATCGCCGCCGCGGATGCTGCCGCGGACGCCGCGGCCGCCCTGCTGGTCGGCGGGGCCGACGGCAGCACGCTGCCCCGCTTCGCCGGAACCCTGCTGGAGCGCCATCCGCATCTGGGTGCCTTCGCCTGGCGGCTTGCGGACGGCAGCACCGGCGTCCTGCCCGAGAGACAGGGACCGCTGCCGGACCTGCGGGCCGGGGACGGGGTGCGGCTGAGCGGCGACACGCTGGTCTTCGAGCGCACCGTCCCGGCCGACGGCGGTCCTGCCAGCGTGGCCGCCCTGGTCACGGCCCGCGAACTGTCGGACCATCCGCTGCCGGGCAGTCTGGCGTTCCGCGCCACCCTGCTGGCGCCCGGGACCGTGGCGCCGCCCGCGGGCCCGAACAGCCTGATGCTGGAACTGCCCGACCAGGGCTGGATCCTGCGGCTGGAAGCGCCGCCGGTGCCGCCGGTCTCACCCGCGATCCCGCTGGCGACGCTCTGCTTCGCGCTGGCGGTGACGGTGGCGCTGGCTGCCTACGCCCAGATGGTGCAGCGCCGGTCCCGTGCGCATGCCCGGATGTCCGCGACCCTGCGGCGCGCGAACCTGGAGCTGGAAGCCCGGATCCAGGAGCGCGACCGCGTCTCCGCGATCCTGACGGAGAGTGAGCGCAAGTACCGCGACCTCTACCAGAATGCGCTGGAAGGGATCTTCATCACCTCGCTGGAGGGGCGCTTCCTGTCCGTCAACCCGGCGATGGTGCGGATGCTGGGCTACGGGTCGGAGACGGAGCTGCTGGTCGGCCTGCTGGACATCGGTTCCCAGCTCTATGTCGATCCCGCCCGGCGGGGCGAGATGCTCCGCCAGATGCGGGAGAAGGGAACGGTGCAGGACTTCGAGGCGGAGATGCGCCGCCGGGACGGCAGCACCGTCTGGCTTTCCCTGACGGCCCGTGCCCTGCGCAACAGCGCCGGGCAGATCACCAGCTTCCAGGGCTCCTGCGAGGACGTGACCGAGCGCCGCCGGGCCGTCGAGATCATGCGCGTCGCCATGCAGCAGTCGGAAATGGCGAACCGCGCCAAGGGCGAATTCCTGGCCAACATGAGCCACGAACTGCGCACGCCCCTGAACGCCATCATCGGCTTCAGCGAGATCATCGCGGCCCAGTCCCTGGGGCCGATCGGCAATCCGGCCTATGCGGAATACGC
It encodes:
- a CDS encoding sensor histidine kinase codes for the protein MVVAVGVAAAILLTAIVQTTLLTDARDRHHITVHTAVTDLLNRIAAADAAADAAAALLVGGADGSTLPRFAGTLLERHPHLGAFAWRLADGSTGVLPERQGPLPDLRAGDGVRLSGDTLVFERTVPADGGPASVAALVTARELSDHPLPGSLAFRATLLAPGTVAPPAGPNSLMLELPDQGWILRLEAPPVPPVSPAIPLATLCFALAVTVALAAYAQMVQRRSRAHARMSATLRRANLELEARIQERDRVSAILTESERKYRDLYQNALEGIFITSLEGRFLSVNPAMVRMLGYGSETELLVGLLDIGSQLYVDPARRGEMLRQMREKGTVQDFEAEMRRRDGSTVWLSLTARALRNSAGQITSFQGSCEDVTERRRAVEIMRVAMQQSEMANRAKGEFLANMSHELRTPLNAIIGFSEIIAAQSLGPIGNPAYAEYASDIHDSGRVLLDVINEILDLSAIETGRRELKERTVDIGRVVRGSLRLIRERALQGGVTLETALDETLPLVRADETALKQILSNLLSNAVKFTPPGGRITAGARETEDGRMLLTVRDTGIGMRPEDLAHAMEPFRQVEKPLTRHAGGAGLGLPLVKALVDLHGGSFELESTPDAGTLASVWLPADRVRRDTPPEASRTGGGKAGTATVCAARFPF
- a CDS encoding DUF1289 domain-containing protein; protein product: MQDPDDHVASPCTRVCKVDPATRLCVGCLRSLEEITLWGSMSPDERRAVLAKLPGRSVPAWIGAGRPPRR